The proteins below come from a single Prochlorococcus marinus CUG1415 genomic window:
- a CDS encoding SLC13 family permease: MNLISLVSNNFDAFITVVVLIMSIILFIKNTIAPELTGLLCVGIFIATGVLSPEKALAGFGSPSLITLMGLFAVSSALFKSGALDRVRELISSESIRTPRKLISLIAVLIAPISGIVPNTPVVASLLPLIEGWCERRNISPSKVLLPLSFATLLGGTLTLLGSSVNLLVSDISQQLGYGALELFSLTSIGIPVWLIGTTYMILVSDMLLPDRGRDKDFIKNGDMNIYFTEVTIPSTSELVGQSLRNSRLQRRFDVDVLELQRNGKVILPPLADRKIEPDDRLIIRVTRADLFRLQQEHTILLGENKTSIGGSNVFSDDEGTKTFEALLPAGSTLAGASLRELRFRQRHNATVLALRRGQQTVQERLGQAVLRAGDVLLLQAPLDSIRGLQASNDLLILDQFEDDLPVLIKKPISIAIAIGMIVLPSVTNIPLVGSVLLAVIAMVAFGCLRPAEIQKSIRLDVILLLGSLSCFSVAMKETKLDQLIVENLKFVIDGMPLYFALVVIFVSTVILTQFISNAASVALILPVAIKFSIENLNVLPISASALIMLVLFGASQSFLTPMGYQTNLMVYGPGRYRFFDIAKYGAGLTLIMSFTVPALIILNYG, from the coding sequence ATGAATTTAATTTCATTAGTTAGTAATAATTTTGATGCGTTTATAACGGTAGTTGTTTTAATAATGTCAATAATTTTGTTTATCAAAAATACTATTGCGCCAGAATTGACTGGATTGTTATGTGTTGGAATATTTATAGCTACAGGGGTTCTTTCTCCTGAAAAAGCTTTGGCTGGATTTGGTAGCCCATCTTTAATTACCCTTATGGGTTTATTCGCAGTTTCCTCTGCATTATTTAAAAGTGGTGCCTTAGACAGAGTAAGAGAATTGATTTCTTCTGAAAGTATTAGAACCCCAAGGAAATTAATTTCATTAATAGCTGTTTTGATTGCTCCAATATCTGGAATAGTACCTAATACTCCAGTCGTAGCATCCTTATTACCTTTAATCGAAGGTTGGTGCGAGCGGAGAAATATATCACCATCTAAAGTTTTATTACCTCTTTCTTTTGCTACTTTACTAGGTGGAACTCTGACATTATTAGGAAGCTCAGTAAATCTTCTTGTAAGTGATATTAGCCAGCAATTAGGTTATGGAGCTTTGGAATTATTTAGTTTGACTTCTATTGGAATTCCTGTATGGCTGATAGGTACAACCTATATGATTCTAGTTTCTGATATGCTTTTGCCAGATAGAGGGAGAGATAAGGATTTCATTAAAAATGGGGATATGAATATTTACTTTACTGAAGTTACTATTCCATCTACTTCAGAATTAGTTGGACAATCGCTCAGAAATAGTAGATTGCAAAGACGCTTTGACGTTGATGTTCTGGAGTTGCAACGCAATGGGAAAGTGATCCTTCCTCCTTTGGCAGATAGAAAGATTGAACCGGATGATAGATTAATAATCCGTGTTACAAGAGCAGACTTATTTAGACTGCAACAGGAACACACCATTTTATTAGGAGAGAATAAAACATCTATCGGCGGATCTAATGTTTTCTCAGATGATGAAGGCACTAAAACCTTTGAAGCCTTGTTGCCAGCCGGCTCAACTCTAGCTGGTGCAAGTTTGAGAGAATTAAGATTCAGACAGCGTCATAATGCAACAGTTTTGGCACTGAGAAGAGGTCAGCAAACTGTTCAAGAGAGATTAGGTCAAGCCGTTTTAAGGGCTGGTGATGTTTTATTATTGCAAGCACCGTTAGATTCAATAAGAGGTCTGCAGGCAAGTAATGATTTACTTATTTTAGATCAATTTGAAGATGATTTACCTGTGTTGATAAAAAAACCTATATCCATTGCAATTGCAATAGGAATGATAGTTTTACCTTCGGTTACTAATATTCCATTAGTAGGTTCAGTTCTTCTAGCAGTTATTGCGATGGTTGCTTTTGGATGTTTAAGACCTGCAGAAATACAAAAATCAATAAGACTAGACGTTATTTTATTACTGGGATCATTATCATGTTTTAGTGTTGCCATGAAAGAAACAAAATTAGATCAGTTAATTGTGGAAAATTTGAAGTTTGTTATTGATGGAATGCCACTATATTTTGCACTAGTAGTTATTTTTGTATCCACTGTTATTCTTACCCAATTCATCAGTAACGCTGCTTCGGTTGCTTTGATTTTGCCTGTAGCTATTAAATTTTCAATTGAAAATTTAAATGTTTTACCTATTTCAGCTAGCGCTTTAATAATGCTTGTTTTATTCGGTGCTAGTCAATCTTTCTTGACTCCAATGGGTTATCAGACAAATTTAATGGTTTATGGTCCTGGAAGATATAGATTTTTTGATATCGCAAAATATGGAGCTGGATTAACACTTATAATGTCATTTACGGTGCCAGCATTGATAATTTTAAATTACGGGTAA
- a CDS encoding TrkH family potassium uptake protein, whose protein sequence is MKFTSKVYKLKDAYKKLSVPQFTIVTGLFIICLGTLILSSPLCSSSKVGLWEAFFTSTSAITVTGLTIIDIGVDLNFFGQVFLAFMLLSGGLGLMAITTFLQGFVVKGTKLRTRLDKGKTLDEFGVGGIGRTFQSIAITAISIISLGAIVLYSFGFVDIHNNWERLWSSIFHSISAYNNAGFSLRSNSLQDYRTNYLVNSVFVFLIVMGGLGWRVIDDIWSNKKNLSYKKLTLHSRLVIRTSLSLILFGSLGFFVTESLLNSQFFNDLNFFERLLSSIFETVSARTAGFTNHPISLKSISDTGLLLLMTLMFIGASTGGTGGGIKTTTFIALMAATRSTLRGQKDVIISNRLISDKVILKAVGITVGSLLFVLLMAMLLSTTNTFVKKESFTFLEILFTCISAFATVGFDIGLTAKLNHFGQFILIVGMFVGRLGILLLLSAIWQGLYKSRIDRQKRIGYPRADLYV, encoded by the coding sequence GTGAAATTCACTAGTAAGGTTTATAAGTTAAAAGATGCTTACAAAAAGCTATCTGTACCTCAATTTACTATCGTTACAGGCTTGTTTATTATTTGCCTTGGAACTTTAATTTTGAGTTCTCCATTATGTTCATCTTCAAAGGTTGGTTTGTGGGAAGCATTTTTTACATCAACTTCTGCTATAACCGTAACTGGCTTAACCATAATAGATATTGGTGTTGATTTAAATTTCTTTGGCCAAGTTTTCTTGGCTTTTATGCTTTTATCAGGTGGTCTAGGATTAATGGCCATTACAACATTTTTACAAGGATTTGTTGTAAAGGGGACAAAGCTAAGAACCAGATTAGACAAAGGAAAGACTCTAGATGAATTTGGAGTTGGAGGAATTGGTCGAACTTTTCAAAGCATTGCTATTACGGCTATCAGTATCATATCCTTAGGCGCAATTGTTTTATATTCATTTGGATTTGTAGACATTCATAATAATTGGGAAAGACTATGGTCTTCAATTTTTCATAGCATTTCTGCATACAATAATGCAGGATTTTCTTTAAGGTCAAATAGTCTTCAAGACTATAGAACAAATTATTTGGTTAATAGTGTTTTTGTTTTTCTCATTGTTATGGGTGGATTGGGCTGGCGAGTTATTGATGATATTTGGAGTAATAAGAAAAATCTTTCCTATAAAAAATTAACCCTTCATTCCAGACTAGTTATTAGGACAAGTTTGTCCCTAATATTATTTGGATCATTAGGATTCTTTGTCACTGAATCTTTGCTAAATAGTCAATTTTTTAATGATTTGAATTTCTTTGAAAGGTTATTGTCATCAATCTTTGAAACAGTAAGTGCAAGAACTGCAGGCTTTACAAATCACCCAATCTCCTTGAAATCTATATCAGATACTGGCCTATTATTATTAATGACTCTGATGTTTATTGGAGCAAGTACCGGAGGAACTGGTGGGGGCATAAAAACAACTACATTTATTGCTTTAATGGCAGCAACTAGATCAACTTTAAGAGGTCAGAAAGATGTAATTATTAGCAATAGATTAATTTCAGATAAAGTTATTCTTAAGGCAGTTGGAATCACGGTTGGATCTTTGCTTTTTGTTCTTTTAATGGCAATGCTACTAAGTACAACTAATACGTTTGTTAAGAAAGAATCTTTCACATTCTTAGAAATTCTGTTCACTTGCATATCTGCATTTGCAACTGTTGGTTTTGATATTGGTTTAACTGCAAAATTAAATCATTTTGGCCAATTTATTCTTATTGTTGGAATGTTTGTCGGCAGACTTGGTATTCTTTTGCTTTTAAGTGCTATTTGGCAAGGTCTTTATAAGAGTAGAATAGATAGACAAAAGAGAATTGGCTATCCTAGGGCTGATCTTTATGTTTAG
- a CDS encoding potassium channel family protein, which translates to MADWWQWSQKREKEALTFAVVGVGRFGTAVCRELISNGADVLAADYSEKAIDDLRQLEPSIEARIVDCTDEESMKESGILEMNTVVVGISEPIEASITTTLIAKDSEGSKVKRVIARATSDLHEKMLKRVGADKVVFPSRMQGERLGLELVRPNLIERLELDNQTGIDEITVPEEFIGRSLRDLNLRKNFLVNVLAAGPAEELTVNPPAKYILERGNILVVMGKTADLQKLPQN; encoded by the coding sequence ATGGCTGATTGGTGGCAGTGGTCTCAAAAGAGAGAAAAAGAAGCTCTTACTTTTGCAGTTGTTGGTGTTGGAAGATTTGGAACCGCTGTTTGTAGAGAACTTATAAGTAATGGTGCAGATGTTTTGGCTGCAGATTATTCGGAAAAGGCTATTGATGATTTAAGACAATTGGAACCTTCGATAGAAGCTAGAATTGTAGATTGTACTGATGAAGAGTCTATGAAGGAATCTGGAATTCTTGAAATGAATACTGTTGTGGTAGGGATAAGTGAACCTATTGAAGCAAGTATTACTACAACACTTATTGCCAAGGATAGTGAAGGTAGCAAAGTTAAAAGAGTAATCGCAAGAGCTACAAGTGACTTGCATGAAAAAATGTTAAAAAGGGTAGGTGCAGACAAAGTTGTATTCCCTTCCAGAATGCAAGGAGAAAGATTAGGTTTAGAACTAGTTAGACCTAATCTAATTGAAAGATTGGAACTAGATAACCAAACTGGTATAGATGAAATAACTGTTCCTGAAGAATTTATTGGAAGATCTTTAAGAGATTTAAATTTGAGGAAAAATTTTTTAGTGAATGTTCTTGCAGCAGGACCCGCTGAAGAGTTAACAGTTAATCCCCCTGCAAAATATATTTTGGAGAGAGGAAATATTTTGGTAGTTATGGGAAAAACTGCAGATTTACAGAAATTGCCTCAAAATTAA
- a CDS encoding ribbon-helix-helix domain-containing protein: protein MATRQNSTNGKPKSPRIQVVLPELICEQLTILATNESRTVSNMAKVLIQEGIKKYFEKEGRALISEHNANTDKFRDELERHGVRRFKRASQRIRYYNKSDEE, encoded by the coding sequence ATGGCTACCCGTCAAAACTCAACAAATGGGAAGCCTAAATCCCCTAGGATTCAAGTAGTTCTGCCAGAATTAATTTGTGAGCAACTAACTATTCTAGCCACTAATGAATCTAGGACAGTTAGTAATATGGCAAAAGTATTAATACAAGAAGGGATAAAAAAATACTTTGAGAAAGAGGGTAGGGCACTCATCTCAGAGCATAATGCAAATACAGATAAATTTAGAGACGAACTTGAAAGACACGGTGTAAGAAGATTCAAAAGAGCTTCTCAAAGAATTAGATATTATAATAAATCTGATGAAGAATAA